TCGTAGTGGGCTTCGTTGGGAAACGCTGGCCCCGCACGCGGTTCATCCTATTGGGTGCGCTGATGACAAGCGTAGCAGTGCTGCCAGCCAATGTCGCACCTCTTCTGGCCATCCTGGCTTTGTGGCTGCTCGCTGGGATCGGTCAGAACTGGGTAAATCTGCCAGCCGAGACGCTGCTGGCAGAACGAACCGAGGAAGCTGCACAGGGTAGGGTCTACGGCGCACACTTCGCGTGGAGTCATCTCTGGTATGCCTTTGCCTACCCACTGGCCGGGTTCCTGGGAACCCGGTTGCCACACCAGGACTTCCTGATCGGCGGTGGCATTGCGCTGGTCTTGTTGGCCATCGTTGTTGTGCTGCTGCGCCCCCGAACTGAAGATCAGCCAGCGACGTCAATAGTCTCAACATCAGAATCTACTTAGCGCCATTTTCCGTTTCAACTCTCGTGGAACATTCTGTACGCGTTGCGGATTTACTGGCGGTGCTCGGGATGAGGATCTTCGCTGAGCCACTGCTGGTGGACCTGTTCGTGGCTGAGCTTGAGGTGAACATGCTCGTCGACGTGATCGATGGCGCTCAGCGGCAGCCAGTGGTGGGTGCTGGAGTCGTCCTTGGTCAGCTTGATGTAGTCCCCGTCGACCTTGTCGACTTCGCCGTGGTTCATTCCGTCGGCGCATTTCACGGGCATGTGTTCTCTGATCTGGCTCTGCATGGTCATGATGGTTCCTCCTGAGCCTTCACAGTAAAGGTCTGAATGCCTGCTCAGATGTGAGCGTGTACAATGTGCCTTCATTACTGTCTATCTTTACACCTGAGTACTTGCTCAGATATACTTGCGTCATGACACCCTCCCCTTCGACACTCGAATACTTCGTGGAAAACATGGACTGTGCCAGTTGCGTTCAGAAGGTCGAGCGGATGGTTGGTGGTCTCCCGGGCACGACCTCGGTCAACACCAGCTTCACCAGACAGACGCTGAAACTGACCCTCGACGAGGCACAGACCTCCCGCGACCTGCTGGAGAAGAATCTAAAATCGATGGGCTACGCACCGACACCTCTCGCTCAGGCCTCGCCGACTTCAGTCAGCAACCTCGAGTACTTCGTCGAGAGCATGGACTGCGCCACCTGCGTCCGGAAGGTCGAGAGCATGGTGGGAGGTCTGCCTGGAGCCACCGACATCCGGGCCAGCTTCAGCAAGCAGACCCTGCAACTCACCCTCGACGAGACCCAGACGCCCAGGAGTACGCTTGAAGGAAACATGAAAGCGATGGGGTATGCGCCGTCTCCGCTGGTCAAGCCAGGGCTGGCAGCTGACGTTCAGCCTGTAGTTGTCCAGAGCAAGCCGTGGTACGCCAGCGGCCAGGGACGACTGGTGTTGGGAGCAGGCGTACTGCTGGCGCTGGCCTTCGTATTCAGTTTCATCGAACCCAGGTTCTCGGTCTACGGCTACGTCGCGGCCACGCTCCTCGG
The nucleotide sequence above comes from Deinococcus detaillensis. Encoded proteins:
- a CDS encoding DUF2171 domain-containing protein yields the protein MTMQSQIREHMPVKCADGMNHGEVDKVDGDYIKLTKDDSSTHHWLPLSAIDHVDEHVHLKLSHEQVHQQWLSEDPHPEHRQ